From Lolium perenne isolate Kyuss_39 chromosome 5, Kyuss_2.0, whole genome shotgun sequence, a single genomic window includes:
- the LOC127302205 gene encoding small ribosomal subunit protein bS16m/bS16c: MVVRIRLARFGCRNRPFYRVMAADSRSPRDGKHLEVLGYYNPLPGKDGGKRMGLKFDRVKYWLSVGAQPSDPVQRILFRAGVLPPPPLLAMGRKGGHRDRNPIHPMTGRPLDLEGVTIVDDPNATEGDAEEPAEPSLEA; encoded by the exons ATGGTGGTCCGGATCCGGCTGGCGCGGTTTGGCTGCCGGAACCGGCCCTTCTACCGGGTCATGGCCGCCGACAGCCGCTCCCCGCGCGACGGGAAGCACCTCGAGGTCCTCGGCTACTACAACCCGCTCCCCG GGAAGGATGGTGGCAAGAGGATGGGTCTCAAATTCGACCGGGTCAA GTACTGGCTATCTGTTGGGGCACAGCCATCAGATCCTGTGCAGCGTATACTCTTCCGTGCCGGGGTTCTGCCTCCACCTCCATTGCTAGCTATGGGCCGTAAGGGTGGACATCGTGACAGGAACCCCATTCATCCGATGACTGGGCGTCCCTTGGATCTTGAGGGTGTCACAATTGTTGATGATCCCAATGCTACTGAAGGTGATGCTGAAGAACCTGCAGAACCTTCATTGGAAGCGTGA
- the LOC127302204 gene encoding pathogenesis-related thaumatin-like protein 3.5 isoform X1, whose translation MLNQAHQEKLSLHGFLFKSRKYPSNAFFLASDQDQLFVLWITMGEPRHCKLWLLVLALAPWFQASTCATTFTISNYCAYTIWPGTLAGSGTPQLSTTGFELAPGQTVRLAAPTGWSGRMWARTGCVFDAAGAGICQTGDCGGRMECRGAGATPPATLFEVTLGKTGSEDFYDVSLVDGYNLPVVAIPRALRGQGACNATGCMADLNRSCPRELQVDCGAGAIACRSACEAFGQDRYCCSGAYGTPAACRPTAYSSIFKTACPRAYSYAYDDSTSTFTCNADDYNVAFCLPTSGIKESDAVFLGAQIDGVNARPLYANGGQSTGEDNAPPAHGNGGEGAPVYNNYGGAYEPPVYNYGRGGAHVPPAMRASSASTRYIRPWLLLLPLLVCYP comes from the exons ATGCTAAACCAAGCTCACCAAGAAAAGCTTTCTTTGCATGGCTTCCTCTTTAAATCTAGGAAGTATCCTTCCAATGCCTTCTTCCTCGCTTCCGATCAAGATCAGCTGTTTGTGCTGTGGATCACCATGGGAGAGCCAAGACATTGCAAGCTATGGCTCCTTGTGCTGGCGTTGGCGCCGTGGTTTCAGGCTTCGACGTGTGCGACAACGTTCACCATATCGAACTACTGCGCCTACACCATCTGGCCGGGGACGCTAGCCGGCTCCGGCACGCCGCAGCTGTCCACCACTGGGTTTGAGCTCGCGCCGGGGCAGACAGTGCGGCTCGCCGCGCCGACAGGGTGGTCGGGGCGGATGTGGGCGCGCACGGGGTGCGTGTTCGACGCTGCCGGCGCGGGGATCTGCCAGACGGGCGACTGCGGCGGGCGCATGGAGTGCCGCGGCGCCGGCGCCACGCCACCGGCCACGCTCTTTGAGGTCACGCTGGGGAAGACAGGCAGCGAGGACTTCTACGACGTGAGCCTCGTCGACGGGTACAACCTTCCCGTCGTCGCCATCCCGCGCGCGCTGCGGGGGCAGGGCGCGTGCAACGCCACCGGCTGCATGGCCGACCTGAACCGCT CGTGCCCGAGGGAGCTTCAGGTGGACTGCGGCGCCGGCGCGATCGCGTGCCGGAGCGCGTGCGAGGCGTTCGGGCAGGACAGGTACTGCTGCAGCGGCGCCTACGGCACGCCGGCAGCGTGCCGGCCGACGGCCTACTCGTCCATCTTCAAGACGGCGTGCCCGCGCGCCTACAGCTACGCCTACGACGACAGCACTAGCACCTTCACCTGCAATGCCGACGACTACAACGTCGCCTTCTGCCTCCCGACATCCGG GATAAAGGAGTCGGACGCCGTCTTCCTCGGTGCGCAGATCGACGGAGTCAATGCGCGGCCATTGTACGCGAACGGAGGCCAGAGCACTGGCGAGGACAATGCGCCGCCGGCCCACGGCAACGGTGGCGAGGGTGCACCGGTTTACAACAACTACGGTGGTGCTTATGAACCGCCGGTTTACAACTACGGCCGCGGAGGCGCTCATGTGCCGCCGGCGATGAGGGCCTCGTCGGCGAGCACGAGATACATCCGGCCGTGGCTTCTTCTGCTACCGCTGCTCGTCTGTTATCCCTGA
- the LOC127302204 gene encoding pathogenesis-related thaumatin-like protein 3.5 isoform X2: MGEPRHCKLWLLVLALAPWFQASTCATTFTISNYCAYTIWPGTLAGSGTPQLSTTGFELAPGQTVRLAAPTGWSGRMWARTGCVFDAAGAGICQTGDCGGRMECRGAGATPPATLFEVTLGKTGSEDFYDVSLVDGYNLPVVAIPRALRGQGACNATGCMADLNRSCPRELQVDCGAGAIACRSACEAFGQDRYCCSGAYGTPAACRPTAYSSIFKTACPRAYSYAYDDSTSTFTCNADDYNVAFCLPTSGIKESDAVFLGAQIDGVNARPLYANGGQSTGEDNAPPAHGNGGEGAPVYNNYGGAYEPPVYNYGRGGAHVPPAMRASSASTRYIRPWLLLLPLLVCYP; the protein is encoded by the exons ATGGGAGAGCCAAGACATTGCAAGCTATGGCTCCTTGTGCTGGCGTTGGCGCCGTGGTTTCAGGCTTCGACGTGTGCGACAACGTTCACCATATCGAACTACTGCGCCTACACCATCTGGCCGGGGACGCTAGCCGGCTCCGGCACGCCGCAGCTGTCCACCACTGGGTTTGAGCTCGCGCCGGGGCAGACAGTGCGGCTCGCCGCGCCGACAGGGTGGTCGGGGCGGATGTGGGCGCGCACGGGGTGCGTGTTCGACGCTGCCGGCGCGGGGATCTGCCAGACGGGCGACTGCGGCGGGCGCATGGAGTGCCGCGGCGCCGGCGCCACGCCACCGGCCACGCTCTTTGAGGTCACGCTGGGGAAGACAGGCAGCGAGGACTTCTACGACGTGAGCCTCGTCGACGGGTACAACCTTCCCGTCGTCGCCATCCCGCGCGCGCTGCGGGGGCAGGGCGCGTGCAACGCCACCGGCTGCATGGCCGACCTGAACCGCT CGTGCCCGAGGGAGCTTCAGGTGGACTGCGGCGCCGGCGCGATCGCGTGCCGGAGCGCGTGCGAGGCGTTCGGGCAGGACAGGTACTGCTGCAGCGGCGCCTACGGCACGCCGGCAGCGTGCCGGCCGACGGCCTACTCGTCCATCTTCAAGACGGCGTGCCCGCGCGCCTACAGCTACGCCTACGACGACAGCACTAGCACCTTCACCTGCAATGCCGACGACTACAACGTCGCCTTCTGCCTCCCGACATCCGG GATAAAGGAGTCGGACGCCGTCTTCCTCGGTGCGCAGATCGACGGAGTCAATGCGCGGCCATTGTACGCGAACGGAGGCCAGAGCACTGGCGAGGACAATGCGCCGCCGGCCCACGGCAACGGTGGCGAGGGTGCACCGGTTTACAACAACTACGGTGGTGCTTATGAACCGCCGGTTTACAACTACGGCCGCGGAGGCGCTCATGTGCCGCCGGCGATGAGGGCCTCGTCGGCGAGCACGAGATACATCCGGCCGTGGCTTCTTCTGCTACCGCTGCTCGTCTGTTATCCCTGA
- the LOC139831764 gene encoding uncharacterized protein, which produces MPPPPESSSWSSLWSDLPPELAGLVLGRFCSLADRVRFGCVCRHWRHASQQQAPLLPPVLPWTINTDTSQAQTIPDGEVHRLRSISKHAFCWRSSEDWLLMIGFASSNHTEVGLFLENPLSGATFPLPGTDNLRHPDAGLYCVTKFIVCPGNLVVARVLSAMPTNRDPQVACCRPAFLDGNIYAITEGGDLFAHEVSDGRGAEENKPVLLSPGKLAIKGSDPSCYGVRRFLVVSCGGKLLMIKWKYGWGSYYDDDTPAFEMFEADLQMSRWAQLSSIGDQVLFLSQTCSKAIPVSPNHDDYLCGNRIYFLDRAIYGPKKCCSGKTSCGMYDLRNNTYHPIVSDVFRDNDIQAKSWFFPHE; this is translated from the exons ATGCCGCCGCCACCGGAATCCAGCTCGTGGTCGTCCTTGTGGTCAGATCTCCCACCGGAGCTCGCTGGCCTCGTCCTAGGCCGGTTTTGCTCCCTCGCCGACCGCGTCCGCTTTGGCTGCGTCTGCCGCCAttggcgccacgcctcacagcaGCAAGCGCCGTTGCTGCCTCCCGTGCTCCCGTGGACCATCAACACCGACACCAGCCAAGCCCAGACCATCCCAGACGGTGAGGTGCACCGCCTGCGCTCCATCAGCAAACACGCGTTCTGCTGGCGTTCCTCCGAGGATTGGCTGCTAATGATCGGGTTTGCGTCGAGCAACCACACGGAGGTCGGCCTCTTCCTGGAGAACCCTCTCTCCGGAGCCACCTTTCCGCTGCCAGGCACGGACAACCTGCGGCACCCTGACGCTGGGTTATACTGCGTGACGAAATTCATCGTGTGCCCCGGCAATCTTGTCGTCGCCAGAGTCTTAAGCGCCATGCCTACAAATCGCGACCCACAGGTCGCGTGCTGCCGGCCCG CCTTCCTCGATGGAAACATATATGCCATCACCGAAGGAGGAGACCTTTTCGCACATGAGGTCAGTGACGGCCGTGGGGCTGAAGAGAACAAACCAGTACTGCTGTCCCCCGGGAAGCTAGCGATCAAGGGCAGTGACCCCTCGTGCTACGGTGTGAGGCGATTCCTCGTGGTTTCATGTGGTGGCAAGTTGCTGATGATCAAATGGAAGTATGGCTGGGGCAGCTATTATGATGATGATACCCCGGCGTTCGAGATGTTTGAAGCGGATCTGCAGATGTCACGATGGGCACAGTTATCGAGCATCGGTGATCAAGTTTTGTTTCTGAGTCAAACGTGCTCCAAGGCCATCCCAGTATCTCCTAACCACGATGATTATCTGTGTGGAAACCGTATATATTTTCTTGACCGTGCAATCTATGGTCCAAAAAAGTGTTGCTCTGGGAAAACTAGTTGTGGTATGTACGATCTGAGGAATAACACATATCATCCCATTGTGTCTGATGTATTCCGCGACAATGATATACAGGCGAAATCATGGTTCTTCCCACACGAGTAA